The sequence below is a genomic window from Harmonia axyridis chromosome 1, icHarAxyr1.1, whole genome shotgun sequence.
TTCCTCAACTCGATGTTAGAAAGGGAATCGTTCAAATGTTGTTCAACTAATGAGATTTCCTCTCTGTTCCTCGCACAGATAGTATACACACGTATCTCTCTCAGTGTCTCGGTTTGCAacatagagggctcacttccctgGAATCTACAGATCCTCATTTTAGGCCCATTAACCCCAATACCATTGCCtcctctgattttgatccatcggtatacCATATGGAGGACTTTTTTCCAAGCAATTTACGAATTGCACTGAGATGGTCATCAATGACCGTTTCAAAGAGTGTATCGAAATCGAAGATATGTGGCATCAGATCTGAGggttttgccaagaggtttgaatctaacTGATTCAATATTCCCATATGTCCAATCCAGTTGACCGGATGGAGCTTCTCATTGCGGTATattcttattgcttccagcaagctacatttcctcacatgtaagtGTAGATCAAATAATCTTCAGTGTTCTTCCACCATGCTAAAGACGCATAGCTGATTATAATTGGTATACAAATGAAAGAGATTATTAAAGAGTGAGATACATTTCAGATTTTCATAATCAAATCGTCAGGTAGCCAGCACTTGAATAGATCCAGAGAATGTCACGCATCAATGACAAGAGCAGCGAATGAGTTGATCccctttttttatgtttcaccaCCTTTCATAACTAATGACGCGATTTACAGAAAAACAGCTGTTTCAAATTTGTATACCTTATGTTACACAGCAATGAACCTTGCATTAAATAAAGTTCACCAATTTGAAGTATACAAAATTTAATTGTCTTTTTTTTACAAGGTCAAATATCTGATGGATAAAATGAGGAATGAAACAATTCATTTTCGGAAATAAAGAaacgataaaaaaaatataaataaaatacagtCAAGCCATGacaaaataagttattgaacaaAACAATAAGTTTGTACAAaaagataataatgaaatataagcaAAATACACATTATTAATAAGGGACAATTAGTAAATGAATATCATTGCACCATAACCAGacattttcaaaagtattaattttattttgagaaCGCAATGCACAAGAATGAGAACATAAATTAATTAAAGCACAGAACTTGTGAAATAGTTGGGGGCAAGAAAATTCTGAGGAGATCgattttattgtaaaaataatTGACAATATAAAATGGAAAATTACATACACTCGATCACAAATCCTCAAAATCCATGTGCCCAAAAGCCAAGCAAAAAAATATTAGATGACAGTTATTATATTTCCAATGTTTATTAGATCAATAACAACTGTTTCGCCAAACAATAGCTTCTTTAGATTTTTACATTTCGAATAAATAGATATTTGTGATGACAATCAAGAGACAACAAGGAAAACTCAAATAATTCAAGCAATAAATTGCTTTACAGAATCTGGTTAACTCAACGAACATTATTGTAAAATATGCTTACCGTCCTTGATACTtcatcataaaaattcaaatattaaaaacgaaaaaatctgaagatgcTACTGTGTATCGGAACAATTCGTTATTTTCCATATAATATACAGTGTGAATAAATAGTCATTCAATATTAATTCAAACAGATAACCGTCgagtagtaaaaaaaaattgaaaaaaacaggCCTACCGATTGTTAGTTGCTTTTCCCACCAGGAAGAGAAAAAAAACTAACTGAAAAAGAAACACTCACACTCACCGTAAGATCCATAACCCTGCTGTTGTGGCGGACCTCCGTAGCCACCGCTGCCCCACTGCGGTGGGGGCCCTTGAGGAGCCGGTGGAGCTCCCCAGCTCTGATAGGTGCCGGGGCCCGAGGGGGTGCCGTAGCCCCCGTAGTTCTGACCCTGGGGCGATGCCCCCCAGCCCTGATAGCTCTGCATCATGTTGGGACCCATCGGGGCGCCCAGGTTCATCGGGGGCCCGCCCATCTGGCCGTTCGGGCCCTGCATCATGCCCATGGGGGCCTGCGGAGGGCCCCAGGCGGACGTCGGGTCGGCACCACCCATCTTATTGCCGCCGGAGCCGTCGCGTGGCTCGGCCTTCTTGATCTCAACCTGGGGGGGGGGACagataataatatatcaaaaaagttTTGGAATTCGATCGAagaaatactgcaaattttaggttatggttcattattttgttctgtattgaagaatattcaaaatatttaaattcgatgaattttcattttataagacttatgaaatgaaaaagagGCATCCAAGTCTTATTTTTCCCGATTTCAACTGTTTTGTTATAACtttcagaatgaaaaataaattctgTACCAGATTCGCAAATCCAAACAACGATCTTAACATTATTTTCATTACATGGTACATTTTCAGCTCATCAAATTTCACTCAAACATTAGAGAAGAAGGTCAAACTTCGTGTGATTATAGAGAAACAGAAAGAATTAACAATCTCTTAAAACCAGGCAGTGAAAATAATCAATTACCGGTACTTTCtccacaaaatttaaattatgcTAAGAATACCTAAACAAACATCGACAACAAAATAAACTTAACACCgaagtaaaaaaaaagaagcaaaatTGCCCACTCCCAACAAGAAAGCaacaaaaaagaattgaaatacAGAGACTGACAAATTTAGAAGGATATGCTACTCAAAGACTAAAAGACCACCAAGACGTTTCTTACATAATGTAATAGCCTAGATAATTGACGAAAATAAATCTGATCAGACATACCTGTTTGCCATTTAGGTTTACGAAGTGCTCTGATACACATCTGTCAACTGCGTCATCGTCTTCAAACGATAAAAATCCAAATcctgaaaaaattgttattgatTACCATGcccttataaatttttttcgaagcaTGGAGATGTGAAGAAACTAGGACCTTGTACTTAGTACTTGATTTTGTAAATTAAACtactttaaatttaatttttagtttctgGAACAGCCAacagaaaattaatgaaattttatacccTGCAAATGAAACCAATCCAATGTGTTATTACAATTAGAAGAAATAACAATATAAAGAATTGAGACATCATAGATTTCCTCAGAATGAAAAACATCCAAACTTCTTGCATTGGAATTGCatcaaaaactttcaaaaattttgtaaaACGAGTTCTGAATTTATTCAATCATTTATTGAATAGATTTCTTTGAATTGATTTGcatctaataaaaaaaattatggaccCAGGAAGAAAAAATCAAGTCTTAATTATTATtaccataaaaataaaatgaaaaattatcaaatggAGATGTACtagtgaaatattaatttttattttattggcaTCCTTGAACATATGTCATGTCAATAGTCCTTCATTTGAGAGGACTGTCAATTTATTTTGTTGGTGGAAAACACAAATGCTTATTTCAAAACTAAAATATTCACCTCTGGATTTCTTTTTTTCCTGGTCATACATTATTACTACTTCCATTACTTTTCCAAACCGGGTGAAGAACGACCTCAAATCAGTCTCAGTGACGTTGGATGGCAAACCACCCAAGAACACTTTGGGATAACCTCCACCCTTCTTAGGCTTCTGCAATGTCCTGGGATTGCAAGGTTTAGGATCGAtagttcttaaaaaaaaaaattcaattatcagCCTGTTACGATCAAGAACTGGTActcaaaaatatttccaatcaTATATAAAATAAACGATATGGAGACAATAAGCTTACCTGCCATCCAAGGTGTGAGGGCCATTCTGAAGAACCACGTTAACATTGCCTGGATCTGAGAATGTTACAAACCCAAAACCTCGTGATCTCCCGGATTCTGCATTCTTCATTACAACACAATCGATAACTTCTCCATACCTTGCAAAATACCTTTGCAAATTGTCCTGGGTGGTTTCCCATGACAGACCGCCGACAAAGAGTTTTCTGTAATTAAATAGTACATTCTAACATTGCTCAAGTCTTGAATGCAAAATGGGGTTTTTATTTTATACGATCTGGCCAAGTAACTTTCGGCAGATCATATTCCCATCGAAGAACAGAACAGGATGAGAATTCGAAATATTCCCAAAAACACAAGAGTGCATGGAATATCAACGAGGAAACAACACAGGACAACACCATTCCCTATAGGACAATCCGACCAACTATTTCTTATTTAATATTTCTGTAATTCCCAAATggccttcaaaatttattgtaTTTCTCAAATGACATTCAATTGTTTTGTATTTCCCaaatgtctttcaataatcctATACTTCCTGTCATTCCAGATGAGCAGCCATATTGTTTTTCTGACCCAAACCATAGAAGTTTGCTTGAATTTAGTTTAACACACAGTTTTTCAAATAAACACAGCTTactaattcaaaaatatgtttaTTCCATAATTACAAATGCAATTAGTTATGATGTTATATATCCTATTGCTTATGTGTATTTCTGAATCTCTTGGCACAAttacaattttgaaaaatctgtTATAGCAGCTACatttcaagtgttttatttttagATAAGAGTTAGATATCTCAATAGTGTTGCTCATttgcagaaatgaaattttgcaaatgaCAATAATTTATACCTATCTAAATTCAGATGTTCTGCTAATTGAACAATTTCAAGTATTGAAActaaaaaattttatagaataaaaaacaacaaaaattaaaacttcttttatttatttcatgaaggCTAGTttggataattattttattatagatTGGTTCAAGGGTTACAGCTTAATTCAACATCAAATCTATAAATAACAATTTAGTCTAAGTCATCTGCTTGAGTAAGAAATACAAGAGGCGTTCCTCAGGGAAGTATTAGAGGGCCGATACTCTACACGTTTGCTATgttattaaatgaaaattaaatggAAACTTCCATGCTTATGCTGTCAAAGTTTTAGACCTCGTTAGGCCTAGTGACcccaaaaaatttataaattttttgaattttttattaacatGACCAATAAAATAGCACATTACTTCCCCAAAATCCGCGAGTAACATTGTTAACATATTTATTAAGAGCTTTATATGTAAAATCAAGAACTCTACAAAATCTAAAAGTCTAAATTTGAGTTAACTATGTTAAATTCATTGGTGCCCAACATCCAAGACAACAGAAAGATAACGAGAATGGCTGACTTATTTAATGGGATTCAtaattttagtttatttataGTTATTGctatcgttaaaaaaaaatatttattttcaatatttgtgtTTGCATTTGATAAAGACTATAATAACAAATATTATTAAATTAATGTAGACTACCTTTGGATATAGGTTACAACCAACAGAATACAATTTTAGGAATGTCTTGCGAAAAAAACATACAGGGAATGAGTGGATTATATTATGGATTCCATCAATTGACCAAGTGGAGAAGGCCCTTTATCCTCAAGTTTGTCAGGAAGAGGAAAGATATTTTCTGGATTTGGGAGACAATTCGTTATTAGGTGCCGTTCATAACGCGGCAgtgggacacagtaacaaagcctaaaCCTAACACAACTGATTCTCATAACTCTCACAAACTCTAAGAAGTCTCATATAAACCTAGGATAGTTTGGACATTGAACATTCTCCCATAGATAAAATTAACAACATAATTCATCCAAGTTTTTATAAGAATGTCCAAACCTTAAGATAAATCAGTCAAAATCAACACAGATTCAATTGACACAATGGTTTTCCTAATagaaaaattgcagtttttccgacagttaataatgaaatatataattaGATGGCCAACAATGGATTTT
It includes:
- the LOC123671592 gene encoding heterogeneous nuclear ribonucleoprotein 27C isoform X8, producing the protein MRMLRVKQEILEEDEKGKLFVGGLSWETTQDNLQRYFARYGEVIDCVVMKNAESGRSRGFGFVTFSDPGNVNVVLQNGPHTLDGRTIDPKPCNPRTLQKPKKGGGYPKVFLGGLPSNVTETDLRSFFTRFGKVMEVVIMYDQEKKKSRGFGFLSFEDDDAVDRCVSEHFVNLNGKQVEIKKAEPRDGSGGNKMGGADPTSAWGPPQAPMGMMQGPNGQMGGPPMNLGAPMGPNMMQSYQGWGASPQGQNYGGYGTPSGPGTYQSWGAPPAPQGPPPQWGSGGYGGPPQQQGYGSYGELDSNFALGPSAGSGAASWNSWNMPQNSGSTGPSGYIAGDMYTRQSGPGGPGATPSAPPNMSSSGGASKPGSDYSNYAGYGSYTAADAGYGAPPRSYGSDAGSQIGGYSSQPPNAGVAYSVSELNGEYLTSQYTRVY
- the LOC123671592 gene encoding heterogeneous nuclear ribonucleoprotein 27C isoform X3, whose protein sequence is MRMLRVKQEILEEDEKGKLFVGGLSWETTQDNLQRYFARYGEVIDCVVMKNAESGRSRGFGFVTFSDPGNVNVVLQNGPHTLDGRTIDPKPCNPRTLQKPKKGGGYPKVFLGGLPSNVTETDLRSFFTRFGKVMEVVIMYDQEKKKSRGFGFLSFEDDDAVDRCVSEHFVNLNGKQVEIKKAEPRDGSGGNKMGGADPTSAWGPPQAPMGMMQGPNGQMGGPPMNLGAPMGPNMMQSYQGWGASPQGQNYGGYGTPSGPGTYQSWGAPPAPQGPPPQWGSGGYGGPPQQQGYGSYGELDSNFALGPSAGSGAASWNSWNMPQNSGSTGPSGDMYTRQSGPGGPGATPSAPPNMSSSGGASKPGSDYSNYAGYGSYTAADAGYGAPPRSYGSDAGSQIGGYSSQPPNAGNYSAAGGDSYGGGPKRGSSYNTPTQSYHPYRR
- the LOC123671592 gene encoding heterogeneous nuclear ribonucleoprotein 27C isoform X14 produces the protein MEEYEFGKLFVGGLSWETTQDNLQRYFARYGEVIDCVVMKNAESGRSRGFGFVTFSDPGNVNVVLQNGPHTLDGRTIDPKPCNPRTLQKPKKGGGYPKVFLGGLPSNVTETDLRSFFTRFGKVMEVVIMYDQEKKKSRGFGFLSFEDDDAVDRCVSEHFVNLNGKQVEIKKAEPRDGSGGNKMGGADPTSAWGPPQAPMGMMQGPNGQMGGPPMNLGAPMGPNMMQSYQGWGASPQGQNYGGYGTPSGPGTYQSWGAPPAPQGPPPQWGSGGYGGPPQQQGYGSYGECPSAGSGAASWNSWNMPQNSGSTGPSGDMYTRQSGPGGPGATPSAPPNMSSSGGASKPGSDYSNYAGYGSYTAADAGYGAPPRSYGSDAGSQIGGYSSQPPNAGNYSAAGGDSYGGGPKRGSSYNTPTQSYHPYRR
- the LOC123671592 gene encoding heterogeneous nuclear ribonucleoprotein 27C isoform X1, which translates into the protein MRMLRVKQEILEEDEKGKLFVGGLSWETTQDNLQRYFARYGEVIDCVVMKNAESGRSRGFGFVTFSDPGNVNVVLQNGPHTLDGRTIDPKPCNPRTLQKPKKGGGYPKVFLGGLPSNVTETDLRSFFTRFGKVMEVVIMYDQEKKKSRGFGFLSFEDDDAVDRCVSEHFVNLNGKQVEIKKAEPRDGSGGNKMGGADPTSAWGPPQAPMGMMQGPNGQMGGPPMNLGAPMGPNMMQSYQGWGASPQGQNYGGYGTPSGPGTYQSWGAPPAPQGPPPQWGSGGYGGPPQQQGYGSYGELDSNFALGPSAGSGAASWNSWNMPQNSGSTGPSGYIAGDMYTRQSGPGGPGATPSAPPNMSSSGGASKPGSDYSNYAGYGSYTAADAGYGAPPRSYGSDAGSQIGGYSSQPPNAGNYSAAGGDSYGGGPKRGSSYNTPTQSYHPYRR
- the LOC123671592 gene encoding heterogeneous nuclear ribonucleoprotein 27C isoform X5 produces the protein MRMLRVKQEILEEDEKGKLFVGGLSWETTQDNLQRYFARYGEVIDCVVMKNAESGRSRGFGFVTFSDPGNVNVVLQNGPHTLDGRTIDPKPCNPRTLQKPKKGGGYPKVFLGGLPSNVTETDLRSFFTRFGKVMEVVIMYDQEKKKSRGFGFLSFEDDDAVDRCVSEHFVNLNGKQVEIKKAEPRDGSGGNKMGGADPTSAWGPPQAPMGMMQGPNGQMGGPPMNLGAPMGPNMMQSYQGWGASPQGQNYGGYGTPSGPGTYQSWGAPPAPQGPPPQWGSGGYGGPPQQQGYGSYGECPSAGSGAASWNSWNMPQNSGSTGPSGYIAGDMYTRQSGPGGPGATPSAPPNMSSSGGASKPGSDYSNYAGYGSYTAADAGYGAPPRSYGSDAGSQIGGYSSQPPNAGNYSAAGGDSYGGGPKRGSSYNTPTQSYHPYRR
- the LOC123671592 gene encoding heterogeneous nuclear ribonucleoprotein 27C isoform X7, with protein sequence MEEYEFGKLFVGGLSWETTQDNLQRYFARYGEVIDCVVMKNAESGRSRGFGFVTFSDPGNVNVVLQNGPHTLDGRTIDPKPCNPRTLQKPKKGGGYPKVFLGGLPSNVTETDLRSFFTRFGKVMEVVIMYDQEKKKSRGFGFLSFEDDDAVDRCVSEHFVNLNGKQVEIKKAEPRDGSGGNKMGGADPTSAWGPPQAPMGMMQGPNGQMGGPPMNLGAPMGPNMMQSYQGWGASPQGQNYGGYGTPSGPGTYQSWGAPPAPQGPPPQWGSGGYGGPPQQQGYGSYGELDSNFALGPSAGSGAASWNSWNMPQNSGSTGPSGYIAGDMYTRQSGPGGPGATPSAPPNMSSSGGASKPGSDYSNYAGYGSYTAADAGYGAPPRSYGSDAGSQIGGYSSQPPNAGNYSAAGGDSYGGGPKRGSSYNTPTQSYHPYRR
- the LOC123671592 gene encoding heterogeneous nuclear ribonucleoprotein 27C isoform X11, coding for MSQWRKLFVGGLSWETTQDNLQRYFARYGEVIDCVVMKNAESGRSRGFGFVTFSDPGNVNVVLQNGPHTLDGRTIDPKPCNPRTLQKPKKGGGYPKVFLGGLPSNVTETDLRSFFTRFGKVMEVVIMYDQEKKKSRGFGFLSFEDDDAVDRCVSEHFVNLNGKQVEIKKAEPRDGSGGNKMGGADPTSAWGPPQAPMGMMQGPNGQMGGPPMNLGAPMGPNMMQSYQGWGASPQGQNYGGYGTPSGPGTYQSWGAPPAPQGPPPQWGSGGYGGPPQQQGYGSYGELDSNFALGPSAGSGAASWNSWNMPQNSGSTGPSGYIAGDMYTRQSGPGGPGATPSAPPNMSSSGGASKPGSDYSNYAGYGSYTAADAGYGAPPRSYGSDAGSQIGGYSSQPPNAGNYSAAGGDSYGGGPKRGSSYNTPTQSYHPYRR
- the LOC123671592 gene encoding heterogeneous nuclear ribonucleoprotein 27C isoform X17; this encodes MRMLRVKQEILEEDEKGKLFVGGLSWETTQDNLQRYFARYGEVIDCVVMKNAESGRSRGFGFVTFSDPGNVNVVLQNGPHTLDGRTIDPKPCNPRTLQKPKKGGGYPKVFLGGLPSNVTETDLRSFFTRFGKVMEVVIMYDQEKKKSRGFGFLSFEDDDAVDRCVSEHFVNLNGKQVEIKKAEPRDGSGGNKMGGADPTSAWGPPQAPMGMMQGPNGQMGGPPMNLGAPMGPNMMQSYQGWGASPQGQNYGGYGTPSGPGTYQSWGAPPAPQGPPPQWGSGGYGGPPQQQGYGSYGELDSNFALGPSAGSGAASWNSWNMPQNSGSTGPSGYIAGDMYTRQSGPGGPGATPSAPPNMSSSGGASKPGSDYSNYAGYGSYTAADAGYGAPPRSYGSDAGSQIGGYSSQPPNAVGNVLA
- the LOC123671592 gene encoding heterogeneous nuclear ribonucleoprotein 27C isoform X9 translates to MRMLRVKQEILEEDEKGKLFVGGLSWETTQDNLQRYFARYGEVIDCVVMKNAESGRSRGFGFVTFSDPGNVNVVLQNGPHTLDGRTIDPKPCNPRTLQKPKKGGGYPKVFLGGLPSNVTETDLRSFFTRFGKVMEVVIMYDQEKKKSRGFGFLSFEDDDAVDRCVSEHFVNLNGKQVEIKKAEPRDGSGGNKMGGADPTSAWGPPQAPMGMMQGPNGQMGGPPMNLGAPMGPNMMQSYQGWGASPQGQNYGGYGTPSGPGTYQSWGAPPAPQGPPPQWGSGGYGGPPQQQGYGSYGECPSAGSGAASWNSWNMPQNSGSTGPSGDMYTRQSGPGGPGATPSAPPNMSSSGGASKPGSDYSNYAGYGSYTAADAGYGAPPRSYGSDAGSQIGGYSSQPPNAGNYSAAGGDSYGGGPKRGSSYNTPTQSYHPYRR
- the LOC123671592 gene encoding heterogeneous nuclear ribonucleoprotein 27C isoform X6, which codes for MRMLRVKQEILEEDEKGKLFVGGLSWETTQDNLQRYFARYGEVIDCVVMKNAESGRSRGFGFVTFSDPGNVNVVLQNGPHTLDGRTIDPKPCNPRTLQKPKKGGGYPKVFLGGLPSNVTETDLRSFFTRFGKVMEVVIMYDQEKKKSRGFGFLSFEDDDAVDRCVSEHFVNLNGKQVEIKKAEPRDGSGGNKMGGADPTSAWGPPQAPMGMMQGPNGQMGGPPMNLGAPMGPNMMQSYQGWGASPQGQNYGGYGTPSGPGTYQSWGAPPAPQGPPPQWGSGGYGGPPQQQGYGSYGPSAGSGAASWNSWNMPQNSGSTGPSGYIAGDMYTRQSGPGGPGATPSAPPNMSSSGGASKPGSDYSNYAGYGSYTAADAGYGAPPRSYGSDAGSQIGGYSSQPPNAGNYSAAGGDSYGGGPKRGSSYNTPTQSYHPYRR
- the LOC123671592 gene encoding heterogeneous nuclear ribonucleoprotein 27C isoform X15 gives rise to the protein MEEYEFGKLFVGGLSWETTQDNLQRYFARYGEVIDCVVMKNAESGRSRGFGFVTFSDPGNVNVVLQNGPHTLDGRTIDPKPCNPRTLQKPKKGGGYPKVFLGGLPSNVTETDLRSFFTRFGKVMEVVIMYDQEKKKSRGFGFLSFEDDDAVDRCVSEHFVNLNGKQVEIKKAEPRDGSGGNKMGGADPTSAWGPPQAPMGMMQGPNGQMGGPPMNLGAPMGPNMMQSYQGWGASPQGQNYGGYGTPSGPGTYQSWGAPPAPQGPPPQWGSGGYGGPPQQQGYGSYVDSNFALGPSAGSGAASWNSWNMPQNSGSTGPSGYIAGDMYTRQSGPGGPGATPSAPPNMSSSGGASKPGSDYSNYAGYGSYTAADAGYGAPPRSYGSDAGSQIGGYSSQPPNAGVAYSVSELNGEYLTSQYTRVY
- the LOC123671592 gene encoding heterogeneous nuclear ribonucleoprotein 27C isoform X20; amino-acid sequence: MEEYEFGKLFVGGLSWETTQDNLQRYFARYGEVIDCVVMKNAESGRSRGFGFVTFSDPGNVNVVLQNGPHTLDGRTIDPKPCNPRTLQKPKKGGGYPKVFLGGLPSNVTETDLRSFFTRFGKVMEVVIMYDQEKKKSRGFGFLSFEDDDAVDRCVSEHFVNLNGKQVEIKKAEPRDGSGGNKMGGADPTSAWGPPQAPMGMMQGPNGQMGGPPMNLGAPMGPNMMQSYQGWGASPQGQNYGGYGTPSGPGTYQSWGAPPAPQGPPPQWGSGGYGGPPQQQGYGSYVDSNFALGPSAGSGAASWNSWNMPQNSGSTGPSGYIAGDMYTRQSGPGGPGATPSAPPNMSSSGGASKPGSDYSNYAGYGSYTAADAGYGAPPRSYGSDAGSQIGGYSSQPPNAVGNVLA
- the LOC123671592 gene encoding heterogeneous nuclear ribonucleoprotein 27C isoform X18 encodes the protein MRMLRVKQEILEEDEKGKLFVGGLSWETTQDNLQRYFARYGEVIDCVVMKNAESGRSRGFGFVTFSDPGNVNVVLQNGPHTLDGRTIDPKPCNPRTLQKPKKGGGYPKVFLGGLPSNVTETDLRSFFTRFGKVMEVVIMYDQEKKKSRGFGFLSFEDDDAVDRCVSEHFVNLNGKQVEIKKAEPRDGSGGNKMGGADPTSAWGPPQAPMGMMQGPNGQMGGPPMNLGAPMGPNMMQSYQGWGASPQGQNYGGYGTPSGPGTYQSWGAPPAPQGPPPQWGSGGYGGPPQQQGYGSYVDSNFALGPSAGSGAASWNSWNMPQNSGSTGPSGYIAGDMYTRQSGPGGPGATPSAPPNMSSSGGASKPGSDYSNYAGYGSYTAADAGYGAPPRSYGSDAGSQIGGYSSQPPNAVGNVLA
- the LOC123671592 gene encoding heterogeneous nuclear ribonucleoprotein 27C isoform X4, whose protein sequence is MRMLRVKQEILEEDEKGKLFVGGLSWETTQDNLQRYFARYGEVIDCVVMKNAESGRSRGFGFVTFSDPGNVNVVLQNGPHTLDGRTIDPKPCNPRTLQKPKKGGGYPKVFLGGLPSNVTETDLRSFFTRFGKVMEVVIMYDQEKKKSRGFGFLSFEDDDAVDRCVSEHFVNLNGKQVEIKKAEPRDGSGGNKMGGADPTSAWGPPQAPMGMMQGPNGQMGGPPMNLGAPMGPNMMQSYQGWGASPQGQNYGGYGTPSGPGTYQSWGAPPAPQGPPPQWGSGGYGGPPQQQGYGSYVDSNFALGPSAGSGAASWNSWNMPQNSGSTGPSGDMYTRQSGPGGPGATPSAPPNMSSSGGASKPGSDYSNYAGYGSYTAADAGYGAPPRSYGSDAGSQIGGYSSQPPNAGNYSAAGGDSYGGGPKRGSSYNTPTQSYHPYRR
- the LOC123671592 gene encoding heterogeneous nuclear ribonucleoprotein 27C isoform X2 — translated: MRMLRVKQEILEEDEKGKLFVGGLSWETTQDNLQRYFARYGEVIDCVVMKNAESGRSRGFGFVTFSDPGNVNVVLQNGPHTLDGRTIDPKPCNPRTLQKPKKGGGYPKVFLGGLPSNVTETDLRSFFTRFGKVMEVVIMYDQEKKKSRGFGFLSFEDDDAVDRCVSEHFVNLNGKQVEIKKAEPRDGSGGNKMGGADPTSAWGPPQAPMGMMQGPNGQMGGPPMNLGAPMGPNMMQSYQGWGASPQGQNYGGYGTPSGPGTYQSWGAPPAPQGPPPQWGSGGYGGPPQQQGYGSYVDSNFALGPSAGSGAASWNSWNMPQNSGSTGPSGYIAGDMYTRQSGPGGPGATPSAPPNMSSSGGASKPGSDYSNYAGYGSYTAADAGYGAPPRSYGSDAGSQIGGYSSQPPNAGNYSAAGGDSYGGGPKRGSSYNTPTQSYHPYRR
- the LOC123671592 gene encoding heterogeneous nuclear ribonucleoprotein 27C isoform X10, coding for MEEYEFGKLFVGGLSWETTQDNLQRYFARYGEVIDCVVMKNAESGRSRGFGFVTFSDPGNVNVVLQNGPHTLDGRTIDPKPCNPRTLQKPKKGGGYPKVFLGGLPSNVTETDLRSFFTRFGKVMEVVIMYDQEKKKSRGFGFLSFEDDDAVDRCVSEHFVNLNGKQVEIKKAEPRDGSGGNKMGGADPTSAWGPPQAPMGMMQGPNGQMGGPPMNLGAPMGPNMMQSYQGWGASPQGQNYGGYGTPSGPGTYQSWGAPPAPQGPPPQWGSGGYGGPPQQQGYGSYVDSNFALGPSAGSGAASWNSWNMPQNSGSTGPSGYIAGDMYTRQSGPGGPGATPSAPPNMSSSGGASKPGSDYSNYAGYGSYTAADAGYGAPPRSYGSDAGSQIGGYSSQPPNAGNYSAAGGDSYGGGPKRGSSYNTPTQSYHPYRR
- the LOC123671592 gene encoding heterogeneous nuclear ribonucleoprotein 27C isoform X16; translation: MEEYEFGKLFVGGLSWETTQDNLQRYFARYGEVIDCVVMKNAESGRSRGFGFVTFSDPGNVNVVLQNGPHTLDGRTIDPKPCNPRTLQKPKKGGGYPKVFLGGLPSNVTETDLRSFFTRFGKVMEVVIMYDQEKKKSRGFGFLSFEDDDAVDRCVSEHFVNLNGKQVEIKKAEPRDGSGGNKMGGADPTSAWGPPQAPMGMMQGPNGQMGGPPMNLGAPMGPNMMQSYQGWGASPQGQNYGGYGTPSGPGTYQSWGAPPAPQGPPPQWGSGGYGGPPQQQGYGSYVDSNFALGPSAGSGAASWNSWNMPQNSGSTGPSGDMYTRQSGPGGPGATPSAPPNMSSSGGASKPGSDYSNYAGYGSYTAADAGYGAPPRSYGSDAGSQIGGYSSQPPNAGVAYSVSELNGEYLTSQYTRVY
- the LOC123671592 gene encoding heterogeneous nuclear ribonucleoprotein 27C isoform X12, which encodes MRMLRVKQEILEEDEKGKLFVGGLSWETTQDNLQRYFARYGEVIDCVVMKNAESGRSRGFGFVTFSDPGNVNVVLQNGPHTLDGRTIDPKPCNPRTLQKPKKGGGYPKVFLGGLPSNVTETDLRSFFTRFGKVMEVVIMYDQEKKKSRGFGFLSFEDDDAVDRCVSEHFVNLNGKQVEIKKAEPRDGSGGNKMGGADPTSAWGPPQAPMGMMQGPNGQMGGPPMNLGAPMGPNMMQSYQGWGASPQGQNYGGYGTPSGPGTYQSWGAPPAPQGPPPQWGSGGYGGPPQQQGYGSYGPSAGSGAASWNSWNMPQNSGSTGPSGDMYTRQSGPGGPGATPSAPPNMSSSGGASKPGSDYSNYAGYGSYTAADAGYGAPPRSYGSDAGSQIGGYSSQPPNAGNYSAAGGDSYGGGPKRGSSYNTPTQSYHPYRR